One Pseudoalteromonas undina genomic region harbors:
- a CDS encoding DEAD/DEAH box helicase: MSANLSKNDLMAIFEEIKNEQATQFPLSERFIKKLFKPAVLAKGKSYYKNGQISWLEHNADFSVVDSTVQGDKGIAFNQRIEISKLPTGYSVDTHCTCNVKTKCRHLAAILLKLKIEHSGEYGEDYFINDWFSELSSLKNTDQAHPSQVLLFVLDIENDKVFLTPKIANYDKNNNYALGRNLTEQQLNSFVTPSDLLESDFRLYSWIRSQNAVGNIELKGQWGFNALQQLLATERLFLQRSRVPIKAQPGLPLNFVWEKQKEVTQLKIHLDQIPNWALIKTTPPIYLDLDKYKLGRIRTPLSADEIAHLQTIPALHDTNFDRIYKQLADNFGAGVIPHPTNAPSMPVKSLSNAVLKVSMSGSVMAISLSFKYKNKNYLAGTAPEKLINSAFENTVTNELVNLGFDFCKGGLHSEFIFSQESAIHLHWLAHEVLPSFKQRGWQVSMSKINIADTKNQISLHVNRAAGHQMHCKVVLNDTKVATLFNVNNKLFESLNRQSELFYYYPVGRQFGVIDKAAFNLLIEFKLRFEFIKTRDEFNIPLSYLPELVKHTAINVELHDPSLERYLDELSNDALLSPNIAIHGLHDSVVLREYQQEGVAWLNFLKRNQLGGILADDMGLGKTLQVIAYLASSYNTPQAGPTLIVCPTSLVSNWQNEINKFAKNLKVTTIFGAHRNDALKHLAQAQCILTTYPLLKRDIAYYSPLYFENIILDEAQYIKNDTAQVSRLVKRLNADFKLCLSGTPIENNLFELKSLLDFAMPSLLGSQAHFKQHFQGPIERESNIERAEQLKALIMPFILRRTKAQVAQELPQKTELVKEFEFEPKQKDMYQGITHALEEKLIDLFAEQGVQKSKLAFLEALLKLRQICCHPKLIEPETDAASAKLEWLSSHLPLMLSLGRKVIIFSQFTSALDLIAERLNTLNIKFSMLTGQTRHRDKVIDEFTSGTTSVFLISLKAGGTGLNLTQADTVIHFDPWWNPAVEKQATDRAYRIGQTNPVFVYKLIMANSIEQKVFQMQQDKQALVDALFTEKSMSFTQFDEQQMLSLIKS; this comes from the coding sequence TTTGAAGAAATTAAAAATGAGCAGGCTACCCAGTTTCCTCTTTCTGAGCGATTCATAAAAAAATTGTTTAAACCCGCGGTGTTAGCAAAAGGTAAGTCGTATTATAAAAACGGCCAAATAAGTTGGTTAGAACATAATGCTGATTTTTCTGTTGTTGATTCTACTGTGCAAGGCGATAAGGGCATTGCGTTTAACCAACGAATTGAGATCAGTAAATTACCAACTGGCTATTCAGTCGACACACACTGTACTTGTAATGTTAAAACTAAATGCCGCCATTTGGCTGCAATTTTGTTAAAACTTAAAATTGAACACTCAGGTGAATACGGCGAAGACTATTTTATTAATGACTGGTTTAGCGAACTTAGCTCGCTTAAAAACACCGATCAAGCTCATCCATCACAAGTGTTACTGTTTGTATTAGATATTGAAAACGATAAAGTATTTTTAACACCTAAAATTGCCAACTACGATAAAAATAATAATTATGCATTAGGTCGCAATTTAACTGAGCAACAGCTTAATAGTTTTGTAACCCCTAGCGACCTGCTAGAAAGTGATTTTAGATTATATAGCTGGATCCGCTCGCAAAATGCGGTCGGTAATATTGAACTCAAAGGTCAATGGGGCTTTAACGCGCTGCAGCAATTACTAGCTACAGAACGATTATTTTTACAGCGTTCGCGAGTACCTATAAAAGCGCAACCTGGCTTACCCCTAAATTTTGTTTGGGAAAAACAAAAAGAAGTCACCCAGTTAAAAATTCACCTAGATCAAATTCCTAATTGGGCGTTAATTAAAACTACACCGCCCATCTACTTAGATTTAGATAAATATAAGCTAGGCCGCATTCGCACGCCGCTCAGTGCGGACGAAATTGCTCATTTACAAACAATACCAGCACTTCACGATACAAACTTTGATCGAATTTATAAGCAGCTTGCTGATAATTTTGGTGCCGGTGTTATTCCCCATCCTACTAATGCACCAAGCATGCCTGTTAAGTCGTTGAGTAATGCCGTACTTAAAGTCAGCATGTCGGGCTCAGTAATGGCTATTTCGTTATCGTTTAAGTATAAAAATAAAAACTACTTAGCAGGTACAGCGCCTGAAAAACTAATAAACAGTGCATTTGAAAACACCGTTACCAACGAGCTGGTCAACTTAGGCTTTGATTTTTGTAAAGGGGGTTTACACAGCGAGTTTATTTTTAGTCAGGAATCGGCTATTCACTTACACTGGTTAGCGCATGAGGTGTTACCAAGCTTTAAGCAACGTGGCTGGCAAGTATCAATGAGCAAAATAAATATTGCCGATACTAAAAACCAAATTTCCTTGCATGTAAACAGAGCTGCTGGGCATCAAATGCATTGCAAAGTTGTGCTTAACGATACCAAAGTGGCCACTTTATTTAATGTAAATAATAAACTGTTTGAATCGTTAAATCGTCAAAGCGAATTGTTTTATTACTATCCCGTTGGCCGTCAATTTGGAGTTATAGATAAAGCTGCGTTTAATTTATTAATTGAGTTTAAATTGCGATTTGAGTTTATTAAAACGCGCGACGAATTTAATATTCCACTTTCATACTTACCTGAGTTAGTTAAGCACACAGCCATTAATGTTGAGTTACATGATCCGTCATTAGAGCGCTACCTTGATGAGCTAAGCAATGACGCGCTGTTATCGCCCAATATCGCCATTCATGGCTTACACGATTCTGTGGTGCTTAGAGAATACCAGCAAGAAGGCGTAGCTTGGCTTAACTTTTTAAAGCGTAATCAGCTAGGTGGTATTTTAGCGGACGATATGGGCTTGGGTAAAACTTTGCAGGTGATCGCTTATTTAGCCAGTTCTTATAATACTCCGCAGGCTGGCCCTACGCTTATTGTTTGCCCAACAAGCTTAGTGAGTAATTGGCAAAACGAAATTAACAAGTTTGCTAAAAACTTAAAAGTGACCACTATTTTTGGTGCACACCGTAATGATGCGTTGAAACACTTGGCACAAGCACAGTGTATATTAACCACCTATCCGTTATTAAAACGTGACATTGCTTATTATTCGCCACTGTATTTTGAAAACATTATTCTTGATGAAGCGCAGTATATTAAAAATGATACGGCACAGGTATCGCGGTTAGTCAAACGTTTGAATGCCGACTTTAAGCTTTGCTTAAGTGGTACCCCAATTGAGAACAATTTATTTGAATTAAAGTCGTTACTCGATTTTGCTATGCCTTCGCTATTAGGTTCCCAGGCACACTTTAAGCAGCACTTTCAAGGTCCTATTGAGCGCGAAAGTAACATTGAGCGTGCAGAGCAGTTAAAAGCGTTAATTATGCCGTTTATTTTGCGCCGTACTAAAGCCCAAGTGGCTCAAGAACTGCCGCAAAAAACGGAGCTTGTTAAAGAGTTTGAATTTGAGCCTAAACAAAAAGACATGTACCAAGGCATAACTCACGCGCTTGAAGAAAAACTCATTGATTTATTTGCCGAACAAGGCGTACAAAAAAGTAAACTCGCTTTTTTAGAGGCACTATTAAAACTTCGCCAAATTTGTTGTCATCCTAAGCTGATTGAGCCAGAAACTGACGCAGCCAGTGCTAAGTTAGAATGGTTATCAAGCCATTTACCTTTAATGCTTAGCCTTGGTCGTAAAGTGATTATATTTAGCCAGTTTACCTCTGCGCTTGATTTAATTGCAGAGCGCTTAAATACACTTAATATTAAATTTAGCATGTTAACTGGGCAAACGCGCCATCGCGATAAAGTGATAGACGAATTCACCAGTGGCACTACTTCGGTATTTTTAATTAGCTTAAAAGCAGGTGGCACAGGGCTTAATTTAACCCAAGCCGATACCGTTATTCATTTTGATCCTTGGTGGAATCCAGCTGTTGAAAAGCAAGCGACCGATCGTGCTTATCGTATTGGCCAAACTAATCCGGTATTTGTATATAAATTGATTATGGCTAACTCTATTGAACAAAAGGTGTTTCAAATGCAGCAAGATAAACAAGCGCTTGTAGATGCATTATTTACTGAAAAATCAATGAGTTTTACCCAGTTTGATGAACAACAAATGTTGTCTTTAATTAAAAGTTAA